The following coding sequences lie in one Vespa velutina chromosome 24, iVesVel2.1, whole genome shotgun sequence genomic window:
- the LOC124957124 gene encoding tetraspanin-6-like — protein sequence MSKAPWNCDCGRSDPIIFKKRKNERFACNCGWEGKFIYGVSLTLAIFEMKRFFMLLLEIIAEWQVIRFAGGLRPVILTLLDIIVGLPTAMLAVRIIRKYKMPRCSKPKKLFKCLLFVITICVLLNIMTLISIGYHISVKQETLVNIFNASMHLYINMASYKYAIDELQLVFQCCGHTSYTDWFLFDWQMADYASRDEMIYDNRISDEEFRDRGVPFSCCSLRSMTPCVHAEMMDKDIKSINENGCAEVISPVIIRIVVIAYVMTTTLIVTQALLAFLIARVH from the exons ATGTCGAAGGCTCCGTGGAATTGTGACTGCGGTCGTTCCGAtccgataatatttaaaaaaagaaaaaacgaaagattcGCTTGCAATTGTGGTTGGGAGGGAAAATTCATTTACGGTGTTTCCCTCACTTTGGCTATCTTCGAAATGAAACGCTTTTTCATGTTGTTATTGGAGATAATAGCTGAATGGCAAGTGATTCGATTCGCTGGTGGTTTACGTCCTGTTATTCTCACCTTGCTCGACATTATCGTTGGCTTGCCAACAGCTATGTTAGCTGTTCGTATTATACGCAA ATATAAAATGCCGCGATGTTCGAAACCTAAAAAACTATTTAAATGCCTTTTGTTCGTAATAACGATTTGCGTTCTCCTAAATATCATGACCCTTATCTCGATTGGATATCACATTAGCGTAAAACAGGAAACTcttgtaaatatattcaacGCTTCTATGCATCTTTACATTAATATGGCGTCGTACAAATATGCAATAGATGAGTTACAACTTGTGTTCCAATGTTGCGGGCATACTTCTTACACCGATTGGTTTCTTTTCGATTGGCAG ATGGCAGATTATGCATCACGTGATGAAATGATTTATGATAATAGAATATCTGATGAAGAATTTCGAGATCGCGGAGTACCATTTAGTTGCTGTAGTTTACGTTCGATGACACCATGCGTACATGCCGAGATGATGGATAAGGATATTAAAAGTATCAATGAAAATGGCTGTGCGGAAGTTATCAGTCCAGTTATAATTAGGATCGTTGTAATCGCATATGTCATGACTACCACGTTGATCGTCACGCAAGCTCTATTAGCTTTTTTAATCGCAAGAGTACATTAA